The proteins below are encoded in one region of Phaseolus vulgaris cultivar G19833 chromosome 1, P. vulgaris v2.0, whole genome shotgun sequence:
- the LOC137813836 gene encoding probable aquaporin SIP2-1 codes for MGRLRLLLADFVLSFMWVCSGVLVRLIVFQHLGFDHSPLGEVIKTSFSVANMFFFSFLVKVTRGAYNPLTVLADAISGNFNNFLYCVGARIPAQVIASIVGVKFLIETIPEVGQGPRLNVDIHQGALTEGLLTFAIVSISLGLTTKIRENFFMKTWISSLSKLTLHILGSDLTGGCMNPASVMGWAYARGDHITKEHFFVYWLAPIEATILAVWTSKLLVQPAKEDNTASKSKSD; via the exons ATGGGACGACTCAGGCTTTTGCTTGCAGATTTCGTTCTGTCTTTCATGTGGGTATGCTCCGGTGTCCTCGTTCGCCTCATCGTCTTCCAACATCTTGGCTTCGACCACTCACCCCTTGGTGAGGTTATCAAAACCTCCTTCTCCGTCGCCAACATGTTCTTCTTCTCCTTTCTCGTCAAGGTTACACGTGGCGCCTACAACCCCCTCACCGTTTTGGCTGATGCTATCTCTGGGAATTTTAACAACTTCCTCTACTGCGTTGGTGCTAGAATCCCCGCACAG GTGATTGCATCGATTGTTGGCGTTAAATTTCTTATCGAAACCATTCCTGAAGTAGGACAGGGACCACGTTTGAATGTTGACATTCATCAGGGTGCACTCACAGAAGGATTATTAACATTTGCAATTGTAAGCATTTCACTTGGACTTACCACAAAAATTCGCGAAAATTTCTTCATGAAGACTTGGATTTCCAGCCTCTCCAAATTAACACTTCATATTCTTGGTTCTGATCTGACTGGTGGCTGCATGAACCCTGCATCT GTAATGGGATGGGCTTATGCACGAGGGGATCACATAACAAAGGAGCACTTCTTTGTATACTGGCTTGCTCCCATAGAGGCAACTATTTTAGCAGTGTGGACAAGCAAATTGCTGGTGCAGCCTGCAAAAGAAGATAACACAGCCTCAAAGAGTAAATCGGATTGA